In Hamadaea flava, a genomic segment contains:
- a CDS encoding GH1 family beta-glucosidase produces MNGERSPAAAAGPAEHFPAGFWWGAATAAYQIEGAVADDGRTPSIWDTFCARPGIVADGHTGERAAEHYHRYADDVALMAEIGLNAYRFSVSWPRVVADGTGPVTEAGLAFYDRLVDALCDRGIMPVATLYHWDLPQALEDRGGWLERDTASRFAEYAEVVANRLGDRVGLWCTLNEPWCSAFLGYGSGAHAPGRADGAAAFEAVHHLLLGHGLATQAIRAAAPGSRVSAALNQGAVRPVSGDPADLDAARRIDGLLNRIFADPILRCAYPLDVLGDTAGVTDWRFVRDDDLKVIGTPIDLLGVNYYQPDLVGAAAEPATGSWPFPSAERVAFHKPPGPVTAMDWTVDPSGLTEMLVRVTREYDIPIVVTENGAAYADDLVDGRVHDIERTSYLQAHVSALTEAMAAGVDLRGYFVWSLLDNFEWALGYGKRFGIVHVDYATQQRVLKDSARWYANLIAHHQAVTRPADDASAR; encoded by the coding sequence ATGAATGGAGAGCGCTCTCCGGCAGCTGCGGCCGGACCAGCGGAACACTTCCCGGCCGGCTTCTGGTGGGGTGCCGCCACCGCGGCGTACCAGATCGAAGGGGCCGTCGCCGACGACGGGCGTACTCCGTCCATCTGGGACACCTTCTGCGCCCGGCCCGGCATCGTCGCCGACGGGCACACCGGCGAACGCGCCGCCGAGCACTACCACCGGTACGCCGACGACGTCGCACTGATGGCCGAGATCGGGCTGAACGCGTACCGCTTCTCGGTGTCGTGGCCGCGCGTGGTGGCCGACGGGACCGGCCCGGTGACCGAGGCCGGGCTCGCCTTCTACGACCGCCTCGTCGACGCGCTCTGCGACCGCGGGATCATGCCCGTCGCGACCCTCTACCACTGGGACCTCCCCCAGGCGCTGGAAGACCGCGGCGGCTGGCTCGAGCGGGACACCGCGTCCCGGTTCGCCGAGTACGCCGAGGTCGTCGCGAATCGGCTCGGCGACCGCGTCGGCCTGTGGTGCACCCTCAACGAGCCCTGGTGCTCCGCGTTCCTCGGCTACGGCTCGGGCGCGCACGCCCCCGGGCGGGCCGACGGCGCGGCCGCCTTCGAAGCCGTGCACCACCTGCTGCTCGGCCACGGTCTGGCCACGCAGGCGATCCGGGCAGCGGCCCCAGGCTCCCGGGTCTCCGCCGCGCTCAATCAGGGCGCCGTCCGTCCGGTCTCCGGCGATCCGGCCGATCTCGACGCGGCTCGCCGCATCGACGGGCTGCTCAACCGCATCTTCGCTGACCCGATCCTGCGGTGTGCGTACCCGTTGGATGTGCTGGGGGACACCGCGGGCGTTACCGACTGGCGGTTCGTGCGAGACGACGACCTGAAGGTCATCGGTACGCCGATCGACCTGCTGGGCGTGAACTACTACCAGCCGGACCTGGTCGGAGCCGCCGCCGAACCGGCGACCGGGTCGTGGCCGTTCCCCAGCGCGGAGCGGGTGGCGTTCCACAAGCCGCCGGGCCCGGTGACCGCGATGGACTGGACCGTCGACCCCAGCGGGCTCACCGAGATGCTCGTCCGCGTAACCCGCGAGTACGACATCCCGATCGTGGTGACCGAGAACGGCGCCGCTTACGCGGACGACCTGGTCGACGGGCGAGTGCACGACATCGAGCGGACGTCCTATCTGCAGGCGCACGTCTCGGCGCTGACCGAGGCGATGGCGGCGGGCGTGGATCTGCGGGGTTACTTCGTCTGGTCGCTGCTGGACAACTTCGAGTGGGCCCTCGGCTACGGCAAACGATTCGGCATCGTCCACGTCGACTACGCCACCCAGCAGCGGGTGCTGAAGGACAGCGCCCGGTGGTACGCGAACCTGATCGCGCACCACCAAGCGGTCACTCGCCCAGCGGACGACGCATCAGCGCGTTGA
- a CDS encoding discoidin domain-containing protein codes for MLAAAIAIIPLRASAADSLLSQGRPVLASSAEGAGTPAEAAVDGNAGTRWSSLFADPQWLRVDLGATAAISRVVLQWEAAYASAYQVQVSADGSTNWQTIYSTTTGTGGTQTLTVSGSGRYVRVYTTARATGYGVSLWEFQVYGTLGGSACDTGTNRALNQPATASSAENEANPATAAVDGNAGTRWSSLFADPQWLRVDLGSTQSICRVVVQWEAAYASAYQVQVSADGSTNWQTLYSTTTSTGGTQPLDVAGSGRYLRVYGTARATGYGYSIWELQVFTGSGGTGSPSPTPSTSPSGTWTTMWSEDFTGPADTSPSSANWLLRTGTQYPGGAANWGTGEVETASASTANVSLDGTGKLAIKAIRDGSGNWTSGRLETQRTDFAANPGELVRFAAVIQQPNVANALGYWPAFRATGAAYRGNYTNWPGVGETDIMAGVNGRSQLAQTLHCGTAPDGVCGEYTGRSSGLATCAGCQTGLHEYAQVVDRTKTDEEIRFYLDGVQTWVVKQSQVGVAAWDAAVHHGFYLRLELPIGGAWPSAVAGRTVPTPDTTSGGVMTVDSVTVQKQTGASAPAMTDPAIPAGPSVVKVVGTQGNWQLQVNGSPWEVRGLTYGPPQGAADGYVRDLKAAGVNTLRTWGVDDANTPTLLNTAARQGLKVVVGHWLNQGADYVNDATYKANTKAEIVNRVNALKNNPGVLLWDVGNEVILTMQDHGLPAAEVEARRVAYAQFVNEVAVAIHAADPNHPVTSTDAWTGAWPYYKQYAPALDLLAVNSYGAIGGVKQAWIDGGHTKPYIITEGGPAGEWEVPNDVNGVPTEPSDLQKRDGYTASWAAVKAHPGVALGATEFHYGLENDFGGVWLNTYPGGWHRLGFYALQKAYTGATAANTPPEITSMTVANQTAVPAGGTFTVNVAASDPQGDAIRYNLMASDKHISGGTGLTNLRFTQTGNGQFTVTAPESLGVWKIYVYAFDGHGNVGIEQRSVKVVPPTIPGTNVALGKTATASSYQPTGANGPQLPSYAVDGNWSTRWASEWVATAWFQVDLGSVTAINHVELGWEAAYAKAYQVQVSTDGSTWSTVYSTTSGDGGFDEIALNASARYVRVNGTDRATAYGYSLWELGVYKP; via the coding sequence ATGCTGGCCGCCGCGATCGCGATCATCCCGTTGCGCGCCAGCGCGGCGGATTCCCTGCTCTCCCAAGGCAGACCGGTGCTCGCCTCGTCCGCCGAGGGAGCCGGTACGCCCGCCGAGGCCGCCGTCGACGGCAACGCCGGCACCCGCTGGTCGAGTCTGTTCGCCGATCCGCAATGGCTGCGGGTCGACCTCGGCGCGACCGCGGCGATCAGCCGGGTCGTCCTCCAATGGGAGGCGGCGTACGCGTCGGCGTACCAGGTGCAGGTGTCGGCCGACGGCAGCACGAACTGGCAGACGATCTACTCCACGACGACGGGCACCGGCGGCACCCAGACCCTCACGGTCTCCGGCTCCGGCCGGTACGTCCGCGTCTACACGACCGCCCGGGCGACCGGGTACGGCGTATCGCTGTGGGAGTTCCAGGTCTACGGCACGCTCGGCGGGTCCGCCTGCGACACCGGCACGAACCGGGCGTTGAACCAGCCGGCGACCGCCTCCTCGGCCGAGAACGAGGCCAACCCGGCGACCGCCGCCGTCGACGGCAACGCCGGCACCCGCTGGTCGAGCCTGTTCGCCGATCCACAATGGCTGCGCGTCGACCTCGGCAGCACGCAGTCGATCTGCCGGGTCGTCGTGCAGTGGGAGGCGGCGTACGCGTCGGCGTACCAGGTGCAGGTGTCGGCCGACGGCAGCACGAATTGGCAGACGCTCTACTCCACGACGACGAGCACCGGCGGCACCCAGCCGCTCGACGTCGCCGGATCGGGCCGCTACCTGCGGGTCTACGGCACCGCCCGGGCGACCGGTTACGGCTACTCGATCTGGGAGCTTCAGGTCTTCACCGGTTCCGGCGGCACCGGAAGCCCGAGCCCGACGCCGAGCACGTCGCCGAGCGGGACGTGGACCACCATGTGGAGCGAGGACTTCACTGGGCCGGCCGACACCTCGCCGAGTTCGGCCAACTGGCTGCTCCGCACCGGTACGCAGTACCCCGGCGGCGCGGCGAACTGGGGAACCGGCGAAGTCGAGACGGCCAGCGCCTCGACGGCGAACGTCTCGCTCGACGGCACCGGGAAGCTGGCCATCAAGGCGATCCGCGACGGATCCGGCAACTGGACCTCCGGGCGCTTGGAGACTCAGCGCACCGACTTCGCGGCCAACCCTGGTGAACTCGTCCGCTTCGCCGCCGTCATCCAGCAGCCCAATGTGGCCAACGCGCTGGGCTACTGGCCCGCGTTCCGGGCGACGGGGGCGGCGTACCGCGGGAACTACACCAACTGGCCGGGAGTCGGGGAGACCGACATCATGGCCGGGGTCAACGGGCGGAGCCAGCTCGCCCAGACCCTGCACTGCGGTACCGCGCCGGACGGGGTCTGCGGCGAGTACACCGGCCGCAGCAGCGGTCTGGCGACCTGTGCCGGCTGCCAGACCGGCCTGCACGAGTACGCCCAGGTCGTCGACCGCACCAAGACCGACGAGGAGATCCGGTTCTACCTCGACGGGGTGCAGACGTGGGTGGTCAAACAGAGCCAGGTCGGCGTGGCCGCCTGGGACGCCGCCGTCCACCACGGCTTCTACCTCCGGCTGGAGTTGCCGATCGGCGGCGCGTGGCCGAGCGCGGTGGCCGGGCGTACGGTGCCGACCCCGGACACGACGTCGGGCGGCGTCATGACCGTCGACTCGGTGACCGTGCAGAAGCAGACCGGCGCGTCCGCCCCGGCGATGACCGATCCGGCGATCCCGGCCGGGCCGAGCGTCGTCAAAGTGGTTGGCACGCAAGGGAACTGGCAGTTGCAGGTCAACGGATCCCCCTGGGAGGTACGCGGGCTGACCTACGGGCCGCCGCAGGGCGCGGCCGACGGCTACGTCCGAGATCTCAAGGCGGCCGGGGTCAACACTTTGCGTACATGGGGAGTGGACGACGCCAACACGCCGACGCTGCTGAACACGGCGGCTCGGCAAGGTCTGAAGGTCGTCGTCGGGCACTGGCTCAACCAGGGCGCGGACTACGTCAACGACGCGACCTACAAGGCGAACACGAAGGCGGAGATCGTCAACCGCGTCAACGCCTTGAAGAACAACCCCGGCGTCTTGTTGTGGGACGTCGGCAACGAGGTGATCCTGACCATGCAGGACCACGGCCTGCCCGCCGCCGAGGTCGAGGCACGGCGCGTCGCGTACGCCCAGTTCGTGAACGAGGTCGCGGTGGCGATCCATGCCGCGGACCCGAATCACCCCGTGACCTCGACCGACGCCTGGACCGGCGCGTGGCCCTACTACAAGCAGTACGCCCCGGCGCTGGACCTGCTCGCGGTGAACTCCTACGGCGCGATCGGCGGCGTGAAGCAGGCGTGGATCGATGGCGGTCACACCAAGCCGTACATCATCACGGAGGGCGGACCGGCCGGGGAGTGGGAGGTGCCCAACGACGTCAACGGCGTCCCGACCGAGCCGTCCGACCTGCAGAAACGAGACGGGTACACGGCCAGCTGGGCCGCCGTGAAGGCCCATCCCGGGGTGGCGCTCGGCGCGACCGAGTTCCACTACGGACTGGAGAACGACTTCGGCGGAGTGTGGCTCAACACCTATCCCGGCGGCTGGCATCGGCTCGGGTTCTACGCGCTGCAGAAGGCGTACACCGGGGCGACGGCGGCGAACACGCCACCGGAGATCACCTCGATGACCGTGGCGAACCAGACCGCCGTGCCCGCGGGCGGCACGTTCACCGTGAACGTCGCGGCGAGCGATCCACAAGGCGACGCGATCCGGTACAACCTGATGGCGAGCGACAAGCACATCAGCGGTGGCACCGGGCTGACCAACCTCCGGTTCACCCAGACCGGCAACGGCCAGTTCACCGTCACCGCCCCGGAGTCGCTGGGCGTCTGGAAGATCTACGTGTACGCCTTCGACGGCCACGGCAACGTCGGGATCGAGCAGCGCTCGGTCAAGGTGGTGCCGCCGACGATCCCGGGGACGAACGTGGCACTCGGCAAGACCGCGACCGCTTCCTCCTACCAGCCGACGGGCGCGAACGGGCCGCAGCTGCCGTCCTACGCCGTCGACGGGAACTGGAGTACGCGGTGGGCCTCCGAATGGGTGGCCACCGCGTGGTTCCAGGTGGACCTCGGTTCGGTCACCGCGATCAACCATGTCGAGCTGGGCTGGGAAGCCGCGTACGCCAAGGCGTACCAGGTGCAGGTGTCGACCGACGGCAGCACCTGGTCCACCGTCTACTCGACGACGAGTGGCGACGGCGGGTTCGATGAGATAGCGCTGAACGCCTCGGCTCGCTACGTCCGGGTGAACGGGACCGACCGGGCCACCGCCTACGGCTATTCCCTCTGGGAGCTCGGCGTCTACAAGCCGTGA
- a CDS encoding carbohydrate ABC transporter permease — protein sequence MRSFLYRLDVKGSPYLYVVPFFLIFASFGLFPLAYTGWVSLHEWNLLEDDHPWIGLANYTTLFTDSSFWNALRNTAQIWVLSTVPQLVAALFLANTLNQRLRAPTFWRLTALLPNITSVAAVALIFSQVFGKEYGLVNWVLGLFGAGHIDWQAGTASSQVAISVMIIWRWTGYNALIYLAAMQAVPRDLYQAAELDGASGFQQLTRITLPAIRPTVIFTVIVSTIGGMQVLAEPLLFGGSSTTGGSDRQFQTLGLYLYEAGFTRFDFGYAAAAAWAMFGVIVLAAIANYFLTSRLRRS from the coding sequence ATGCGGTCTTTCCTGTATCGGCTGGACGTCAAGGGCTCGCCCTACCTGTACGTCGTGCCGTTCTTCCTGATCTTCGCGAGCTTCGGGCTGTTCCCGTTGGCGTACACGGGATGGGTGTCGCTGCACGAGTGGAACCTGCTCGAAGACGACCACCCGTGGATCGGCCTGGCGAACTACACGACGCTGTTCACCGACTCCAGCTTCTGGAACGCGCTGCGCAACACCGCCCAGATCTGGGTGCTGTCGACCGTCCCGCAACTGGTCGCCGCGCTGTTCCTCGCCAACACCCTCAACCAACGGCTGCGAGCACCGACGTTCTGGCGGCTGACCGCGTTGCTCCCCAACATCACCTCGGTCGCCGCCGTCGCGCTCATCTTCAGCCAGGTCTTCGGCAAGGAGTACGGCCTGGTGAACTGGGTGCTCGGCCTGTTCGGCGCGGGGCACATCGACTGGCAGGCCGGGACGGCGTCGTCCCAGGTGGCCATCTCGGTGATGATCATCTGGCGGTGGACCGGCTACAACGCCCTCATCTACCTGGCCGCGATGCAGGCCGTGCCGCGCGACCTCTATCAGGCCGCCGAACTGGACGGCGCGAGCGGCTTCCAGCAGCTCACGCGGATCACCCTGCCCGCGATCCGGCCCACCGTCATCTTCACCGTCATCGTTTCGACCATCGGCGGCATGCAGGTGCTCGCCGAACCCCTGCTGTTCGGCGGCTCCTCGACCACCGGCGGCTCCGATCGGCAGTTCCAGACCCTCGGCCTCTATCTCTACGAGGCCGGCTTCACCCGGTTCGACTTCGGGTACGCCGCGGCGGCGGCCTGGGCCATGTTCGGCGTGATCGTGCTGGCCGCCATCGCGAACTACTTCCTCACCAGCCGTCTGCGGAGGTCCTGA
- a CDS encoding TetR/AcrR family transcriptional regulator yields the protein MSVPRQVDHAQRREELSRAVWEVVGAHGLDGLTLRTVAAAAQCTTGRVAHYFENKNALLIHARDVMHRRMAARIDELPEHDDPRRHLRSVLLEGLPLDEDRRLGSTVWAYFLLAARTDPELRRQHDVRHQSWLTRLTGLLRQAYQSDGGLVPRDLERRVRALVAVVDGLSLSAVATPEMYPPDLIVAVLDTHLSLLWMGIE from the coding sequence GTGAGCGTGCCCCGGCAGGTCGACCACGCGCAGCGCCGCGAGGAGTTGTCCCGCGCGGTCTGGGAGGTCGTCGGCGCCCACGGGCTCGACGGGCTGACACTGCGTACGGTGGCGGCCGCGGCGCAGTGCACGACCGGGCGGGTGGCGCACTACTTCGAGAACAAGAACGCGCTGCTGATCCACGCGCGGGACGTCATGCACCGGCGGATGGCGGCCCGGATCGACGAGCTGCCGGAGCACGACGATCCCCGTCGGCATCTGCGGTCGGTGTTGCTGGAAGGGCTGCCGCTCGATGAGGACCGCCGGCTCGGCTCGACCGTGTGGGCGTACTTCCTGCTCGCCGCCCGCACCGATCCGGAGCTACGCCGGCAACACGACGTACGCCATCAGTCCTGGCTCACCCGGCTGACCGGGTTGCTGCGTCAGGCGTACCAGTCGGATGGGGGACTGGTGCCCCGCGATCTGGAACGGCGCGTGCGAGCCCTGGTGGCGGTGGTGGACGGGCTGTCGCTCAGCGCCGTCGCCACACCTGAGATGTACCCACCGGACCTCATCGTGGCGGTCCTGGACACCCACCTGAGTCTGTTGTGGATGGGAATCGAATGA
- a CDS encoding carbohydrate ABC transporter permease encodes MTTFTPTRSGSRVAVVRGVRRKPYRAERRPGKLAYLTLAGLAVFSGFPIYWSLVVASQDNSVLGAVPPPFGIGSHLFENLDRAFGTVPFLRALTNSFVVSGAITVSVVLFSTLAGFAFAKLRFRGRNALLLMIVATMMVPTQLGIIPLYLIMIKAHLAGTMYAVIAPSLVSAFGVFFMTQFLREAVPTELLEAARADGCSTIRIFWHVVLPASRPAAAVLGMLTFMTAWNDFFWPLVVLTPEDPTVQVALSTLASGYVQDYSLSLTGTLIATVPLLALFGILGRHIIGGIMQGAVKG; translated from the coding sequence ATGACGACGTTCACGCCCACCCGATCCGGCTCTCGGGTCGCCGTCGTCCGGGGCGTACGCCGCAAGCCTTATCGCGCCGAGCGGCGGCCGGGGAAGCTGGCGTACCTGACGCTGGCCGGGCTCGCCGTCTTCTCCGGCTTCCCGATCTACTGGTCGCTCGTGGTCGCCTCGCAGGACAACTCCGTGCTCGGGGCGGTCCCGCCGCCGTTCGGGATCGGCAGCCACTTGTTCGAGAACCTGGACCGTGCCTTCGGCACCGTGCCGTTCCTGCGCGCGCTGACCAACTCCTTCGTCGTCTCCGGCGCGATCACGGTCAGCGTGGTCCTGTTCTCCACCTTGGCCGGATTCGCCTTCGCCAAACTGCGCTTCCGGGGCCGAAATGCGCTGCTGCTCATGATCGTGGCGACGATGATGGTGCCGACGCAGCTCGGCATCATCCCGCTCTACCTGATCATGATCAAGGCCCATCTCGCGGGCACGATGTACGCCGTGATCGCGCCGTCGCTGGTGAGCGCGTTCGGAGTCTTCTTCATGACGCAGTTCCTGCGCGAGGCGGTGCCGACCGAACTCCTCGAAGCGGCCCGCGCCGACGGGTGCTCCACCATCCGCATCTTCTGGCACGTCGTGCTGCCCGCGTCCCGACCGGCCGCGGCCGTCCTGGGCATGCTGACCTTCATGACGGCATGGAACGACTTCTTCTGGCCGCTGGTCGTGCTCACCCCGGAAGACCCGACCGTGCAGGTCGCACTGTCCACTCTGGCCAGTGGTTACGTCCAGGACTACTCGCTGTCGCTGACCGGCACGCTCATCGCCACCGTGCCGTTGCTGGCGCTGTTCGGCATCCTGGGCCGCCACATCATCGGCGGCATCATGCAGGGCGCGGTCAAAGGCTGA
- a CDS encoding LacI family DNA-binding transcriptional regulator, with product MALGEPTGRRAPTLEDVAKVAGVSRATVSRVVNNTRNVDPALHSVVWDAVAATGYVPNRAARSLVTRRTDVVALVVSEAENRTADDPFYSRFLGDPFFGRVLGGALSVLAPLGVHVPLTLVGSAAARRKLISDLRGGQLDGALVISLQPQDPLPRQLAEAKAPAVLFGRPSLPTAIDYVDVDQNAAAKLAAEHLLTRGCKRIVSVAGSLDMPAGHDRLTAFRAALADHGIADVPAEEGGFTQEGAEQAMQRLLKKHPKLDGVYAASDVMAQGAVHVLREAGRRVPEDVAVVGFDDSSAASSCRPPLTTVRQPVEDMTAEMARMLMFHLEHPAARTTSVVFEPTLVVRQSA from the coding sequence ATGGCCTTGGGAGAGCCCACGGGGAGGCGCGCCCCGACGCTGGAGGACGTCGCGAAGGTGGCCGGCGTGTCCCGGGCCACCGTCTCGCGCGTCGTCAACAACACCCGCAACGTCGACCCGGCGCTGCACTCGGTCGTCTGGGACGCCGTGGCCGCCACCGGCTACGTCCCCAACCGGGCGGCCCGATCGCTGGTCACCCGGCGGACCGACGTCGTCGCGCTGGTGGTCTCCGAGGCCGAGAACCGGACCGCCGACGATCCCTTCTACAGCCGGTTCCTCGGCGACCCCTTCTTCGGCCGGGTGCTGGGCGGGGCGCTCAGCGTGCTCGCGCCGTTGGGCGTACACGTGCCGTTGACCTTGGTGGGCTCTGCCGCCGCCCGGCGCAAGCTGATCTCCGATCTGCGGGGCGGCCAGCTCGACGGCGCGTTGGTGATCTCGTTGCAGCCGCAGGACCCGCTGCCGCGCCAGCTGGCCGAGGCGAAGGCCCCGGCAGTCCTGTTCGGACGGCCGTCGCTGCCGACCGCCATCGACTACGTGGACGTCGACCAGAACGCGGCCGCCAAGCTCGCCGCCGAGCACCTGCTGACCCGGGGCTGCAAGCGCATCGTGTCGGTCGCCGGTTCGCTCGACATGCCGGCCGGGCACGACCGGCTGACCGCGTTCCGGGCCGCGCTGGCCGACCACGGGATCGCCGACGTGCCCGCCGAGGAGGGCGGGTTCACCCAGGAGGGCGCTGAACAGGCCATGCAGCGCCTGCTCAAGAAGCACCCGAAACTCGACGGGGTGTACGCGGCCAGCGACGTGATGGCGCAGGGAGCCGTCCATGTGCTGCGCGAGGCGGGCCGGCGCGTCCCCGAGGACGTGGCCGTCGTCGGCTTCGACGACAGCAGCGCCGCCTCGTCCTGCCGCCCGCCGCTGACGACCGTACGCCAGCCGGTGGAGGACATGACCGCGGAGATGGCCCGGATGCTCATGTTCCACCTGGAGCATCCCGCCGCGCGGACGACGTCCGTCGTGTTCGAACCCACTCTCGTGGTGCGGCAGTCCGCCTGA
- a CDS encoding GNAT family N-acetyltransferase produces MTVFTQEVPGFGEVGLRTVEPVADAPLLHRWVTEERARFWGMGDADLARVQEIYEYLDSLDTHHAYLAVLGGQPVALFQTYEPDADPVGECYPVEPGDIGVHLLIGPPVDGRRPGFTGALLSVLLAYLFADPSRTRVVAEPDARNTKAHERLMRAGFVLGTEVDLPEKRARLAFLTRTGWAL; encoded by the coding sequence ATGACGGTCTTCACGCAGGAAGTGCCCGGCTTCGGCGAGGTGGGTCTGCGTACGGTCGAACCGGTCGCCGACGCTCCCCTGCTCCACCGGTGGGTCACCGAGGAGCGGGCGCGCTTCTGGGGCATGGGCGACGCCGACCTCGCCCGCGTTCAGGAGATCTATGAGTACCTGGACTCGCTCGACACGCATCACGCGTACCTGGCGGTGCTGGGCGGGCAGCCGGTCGCGCTCTTCCAGACCTATGAGCCCGACGCCGACCCGGTCGGCGAGTGCTACCCGGTCGAGCCCGGCGACATCGGCGTACATCTGCTGATCGGGCCACCCGTCGACGGCCGCCGGCCCGGCTTCACCGGAGCGCTCCTGAGCGTCCTGCTCGCCTACCTGTTCGCCGACCCGTCGCGTACGCGTGTCGTCGCCGAGCCCGACGCGCGCAACACCAAAGCGCACGAGCGGCTGATGCGGGCCGGGTTCGTCCTCGGAACCGAGGTCGACCTCCCGGAGAAGCGGGCCCGGCTGGCCTTCCTCACGCGCACTGGATGGGCGCTCTGA
- a CDS encoding penicillin acylase family protein — MEIYRDAWGIPHVRAGGHAELAFGQGQVTALDRGPQLEVERRRAEGTSAALLGPDAVEWDVFARRARIAATARRCFDALDAATRTWVRAYVDGVNAGLPQPTWQQWTPLAVWLGGHVLFTGLPAKLWRGLVRERIGEHAVDLFAMDGPYVAGSNGWLARTAEGTTIAGDPHRILEDPGVYQQIQLACPEYDVIGLAIPGCPGIGHFGHTGSVAWAVTNAMADYQDLFAEQLRRREGQVEALGPEGWRAADVRTEVVEVAGGDPVVVETIETDRGPVVTAESAPLSLRDPAMVRTTMGFAALPALLRARTVEDVDRALDDWAFPVNVVLAADTAGGTLHRVAGLVPQRPEANRRYVVPADEGAYAWTGWQPMPSAPVGDVAVMANQRGIAAELGVEFAPAHRADRIRSLIESGAAVAEIHTDTHLASAEPLLYLVAKLDKLSLGAAEAQHRLVGWDRRMAADSTDATLFAAVRGAVVNGLARHPELAALSAPNDHPAIFQPWLAARPRIAYALEHLLRSDLIPPGDLLEIVRSAVEDAAAQDYPVWSAVHRIAPWQAVPTEEDWPGVAGDHDCVLATSSVPGVTEHCFRAPAARYAWNVARREDSGWVVPFGSSGDPGSRHYRDQLPSWLAGNLLPVVADWRELRSGRGTR; from the coding sequence ATCGAGATCTACCGGGACGCCTGGGGCATCCCCCACGTCCGCGCGGGCGGCCATGCGGAGCTGGCCTTCGGGCAGGGTCAGGTGACCGCGCTCGACCGTGGCCCGCAGCTCGAGGTCGAACGGCGGCGCGCCGAGGGCACGAGCGCCGCGCTGCTCGGGCCGGACGCCGTCGAGTGGGACGTCTTCGCCCGGCGTGCCCGGATCGCCGCCACCGCCCGGCGCTGTTTCGACGCCCTCGACGCGGCGACGCGTACCTGGGTTAGGGCCTATGTGGACGGTGTGAACGCCGGTCTGCCGCAGCCGACGTGGCAGCAGTGGACGCCGCTGGCGGTCTGGCTCGGCGGGCACGTCCTGTTCACCGGGCTGCCCGCGAAGCTCTGGCGTGGCCTGGTCCGCGAGCGGATCGGCGAGCACGCCGTCGACCTGTTCGCCATGGACGGCCCCTATGTCGCGGGCAGCAACGGCTGGCTCGCGCGTACTGCGGAGGGGACGACCATCGCCGGGGATCCTCATCGGATCCTGGAGGATCCCGGGGTCTACCAGCAGATTCAGCTGGCCTGTCCCGAGTATGACGTGATCGGGCTGGCCATCCCGGGCTGTCCGGGCATCGGCCACTTCGGACACACCGGCTCCGTCGCGTGGGCCGTCACCAACGCAATGGCCGACTATCAGGACCTGTTCGCCGAGCAGCTCCGGCGCCGCGAGGGCCAGGTCGAGGCGCTCGGCCCCGAAGGCTGGCGCGCGGCCGATGTGCGTACCGAGGTGGTCGAGGTCGCGGGCGGCGATCCCGTGGTGGTCGAGACGATCGAGACCGACCGCGGGCCCGTGGTCACCGCCGAGTCCGCGCCGCTCAGTCTCCGCGATCCCGCGATGGTACGCACAACGATGGGCTTCGCCGCGCTGCCCGCGCTGCTCCGCGCCCGGACGGTCGAGGACGTCGACCGAGCCCTGGACGACTGGGCGTTCCCGGTCAACGTGGTGCTGGCGGCCGACACCGCAGGTGGCACGCTGCATCGCGTCGCGGGCCTCGTGCCGCAGCGCCCGGAGGCAAACCGCCGCTACGTCGTCCCCGCTGACGAGGGCGCGTACGCGTGGACGGGCTGGCAGCCGATGCCGAGCGCCCCGGTCGGTGACGTCGCCGTGATGGCGAACCAGCGCGGGATCGCCGCCGAGCTGGGCGTGGAGTTCGCGCCGGCGCACCGGGCCGACCGCATCCGATCGCTCATCGAGTCCGGGGCAGCCGTCGCCGAGATCCACACCGACACCCACCTGGCCTCGGCCGAGCCGCTGCTGTACCTGGTCGCCAAGCTCGACAAGCTATCCCTCGGCGCGGCCGAGGCCCAGCATCGGCTCGTCGGCTGGGATCGGCGGATGGCGGCCGACAGCACCGACGCCACCCTGTTCGCCGCCGTCCGCGGAGCGGTCGTCAACGGCCTCGCGAGGCATCCGGAGCTGGCCGCCCTGAGCGCGCCGAACGACCACCCCGCGATCTTCCAGCCCTGGCTGGCCGCCCGCCCCCGGATCGCGTACGCCCTGGAGCACCTGCTGCGCAGCGACCTGATCCCGCCGGGCGACCTGCTGGAGATCGTCCGCTCGGCCGTCGAGGACGCCGCCGCCCAGGACTATCCAGTGTGGAGCGCTGTGCACCGGATCGCACCCTGGCAAGCCGTTCCGACTGAGGAGGACTGGCCGGGGGTGGCCGGCGACCACGACTGCGTCCTGGCGACGTCAAGCGTGCCCGGGGTGACCGAGCACTGCTTCCGCGCCCCCGCCGCCCGGTACGCCTGGAACGTGGCCCGCCGCGAGGACAGCGGCTGGGTCGTCCCGTTCGGGTCGTCCGGCGATCCCGGTTCCCGCCACTACCGCGATCAACTGCCGTCCTGGCTGGCCGGGAACCTGCTGCCGGTAGTCGCCGACTGGCGAGAACTGCGCTCGGGACGAGGTACGCGATGA